The Zalophus californianus isolate mZalCal1 chromosome 8, mZalCal1.pri.v2, whole genome shotgun sequence genome has a segment encoding these proteins:
- the ACTR1B gene encoding beta-centractin, giving the protein MESYDIIANQPVVIDNGSGVIKAGFAGDQIPKYCFPNYVGRPKHMRVMAGALEGDLFIGPKAEEHRGLLAIRYPMEHGVVRDWNDMERIWQYVYSKDQLQTFSEEHPVLLTEAPLNPSKNREKAAEVFFETFNVPALFISMQAVLSLYATGRTTGVVLDSGDGVTHAVPIYEGFAMPHSIMRVDIAGRDVSRYLRLLLRKEGVDFHTSAEFEVVRTIKERACYLSINPQKDEALETEKVQYTLPDGSMLDVGPARFRAPELLFQPDLVGDESEGLHEVLAFAIHKSDMDLRRTLFANIVLSGGSTLFKGFGDRLLSEVKKLAPKDVKIKISAPQERLYSTWIGGSILASLDTFKKMWVSKKEYEEDGSRAIHRKTF; this is encoded by the exons ATGGAGTCCTACGACATTATCGCCAACCAGCCGGTGGTCATCGACAAC GGTTCGGGGGTGATCAAGGCTGGCTTTGCAGGAGACCAGATTCCCAAATACTGTTTCCCAAACTA TGTCGGGCGCCCTAAGCACATGCGAGTGATGGCTGGAGCCCTGGAGGGGGACCTCTTCATTGGACCAAAAGCAGAG GAGCACCGGGGGCTGCTGGCCATCCGCTACCCCATGGAGCACGGCGTGGTACGGGACTGGAACGACATGGAGCGCATCTGGCAGTACGTCTACTCCAAGGACCAGCTGCAGACTTTCTCCGAGGAG CATCCTGTTCTCCTAACGGAGGCTCCACTCAACCCAAGTAAGAACCGGGAGAAGGCAGCAGAGGTGTTCTTTGAGACCTTCAACGTGCCAGCCCTGTTTATCTCCATGCAGGCCGTGCTCAGCCT GTATGCAACAGGACGCACGACGGGAGTGGTCTTAGACTCGGGGGACGGGGTCACTCATGCTGTCCCCATCTACGAGGGCTTTGCCATGCCGCACTCCATCATGCGCGTGGACATTGCTGGCCGCGATGTCTCCCGCTACCTCCGGCTACTGCTGCGCAAGGAAGGAGTTGACTTTCACACCTCAGCCGAGTTCGAGGTTGTCCGGACCATCAAAGAG CGAGCCTGCTACCTCTCCATCAACCCGCAGAAGGATGAGGCTCTGGAGACGGAGAAGGTGCAGTACACCTTGCCAGACGGCAGCATGCTCGAC GTGGGGCCAGCGCGGTTCCGGGCCCCTGAGCTGCTGTTCCAGCCAGACCTGGTAGGTGATGAGAGTGAAGGGCTCCACGAGGTGCTGGCCTTCGCCATCCACAAGTCTGACATGGACCTTCGCCGGACGCTGTTCGCCAACATTGTGCTTTCGGGTGGCTCTACGCTTTTCAAAG GCTTCGGTGACCGATTGCTAAGTGAAGTAAAGAAGCTTGCCCCAAAGGATGTCAAAATCAAG ATCTCGGCCCCTCAGGAGCGGCTGTACTCCACGTGGATCGG TGGCTCCATCCTGGCCTCGCTCGATACTTTTAAGAAGATGTGGGTATCCAAAAAGGAGTATGAAGAGGATGGCTCCCGTGCTATTCATCGTAAAACCTTCTAG